In a single window of the Shumkonia mesophila genome:
- the aat gene encoding leucyl/phenylalanyl-tRNA--protein transferase, which yields MSGSDDSDLELTPDLLLRAYAAGVFPMAESRRARSVFWVEPRLRGVLPIERFHVPHSLRKTVRRGLFAVRCDTAFEAVMRACAEPRPGHPETWINEPIVAAYTALHQRGFAHSVECWQGEQLVGGLYGVALGGAFFGESMFSRVRDASKVALVHLVARLRLGGYVLLDVQFVTEHLARFGVEEVPARAYRRRLETALAVDARFYGDLPEGDVGSALDSVLWQSTTQTS from the coding sequence ATGAGCGGGTCCGACGACAGCGATCTCGAACTGACTCCCGATCTTTTGCTGCGCGCCTATGCGGCGGGCGTCTTCCCGATGGCCGAAAGCCGCCGGGCGCGAAGCGTCTTCTGGGTCGAGCCCAGGCTGCGCGGCGTGCTGCCGATCGAGCGGTTCCACGTGCCGCACAGCCTGCGCAAGACCGTCCGGCGCGGCCTTTTCGCGGTGCGCTGCGACACCGCCTTCGAGGCGGTGATGCGGGCCTGCGCCGAGCCCCGGCCCGGCCATCCGGAAACCTGGATCAACGAGCCGATCGTCGCGGCCTACACCGCGCTCCACCAACGGGGTTTCGCCCATTCCGTCGAATGCTGGCAGGGAGAACAACTCGTCGGCGGCCTGTACGGCGTGGCCCTGGGCGGCGCCTTTTTCGGGGAAAGTATGTTCTCGCGGGTGCGCGACGCCAGCAAGGTGGCCCTCGTCCACCTGGTGGCGCGCCTGCGGCTGGGCGGATACGTGCTGCTCGACGTGCAGTTCGTCACCGAGCACCTGGCCCGCTTCGGCGTCGAGGAAGTTCCGGCCCGCGCCTATCGCCGCAGGCTGGAGACGGCGCTGGCCGTCGACGCCCGTTTCTACGGAGACTTGCCGGAAGGCGATGTCGGTTCGGCGCTCGACTCGGTCTTGTGGCAGTCGACCACCCAGACGTCATAG
- the accC gene encoding acetyl-CoA carboxylase biotin carboxylase subunit: protein MFEKILIANRGEIALRIHRACREMGIRTVAIHSTADADAMHVRLADEAICIGPPAPAKSYLNAHAILSAATISNAEAIHPGYGFLSENADFAQMVEEHGFVFIGPSPDHIRLMGDKIVARTTAKEAGLPVVPGSPGAVESLAEAGTIAAAIGYPVLVKASAGGGGRGMRVADTADDLQTAFEQARKEAENSFGNPEVYIEKYLRTPRHIEVQILADAHGNVVHLGERDCSLQRRHQKFLEEAPSPALNDVQRAEIGRIAADAARKIGYRSLGTMEFLYENGEFYFIEMNTRLQVEHPVTEMISGLDLVREMIRVAAGAPLGFAQEDIRFTGHSIECRINAENPVTFLPCPGRVGDYHAPGGLGVRVDSALYAGYTVPPYYDSMIAKLIVYGTNRNECLMRLRRALEEFVIDGLETTIPLHQRLLAEPDFINGEYDNRWLERFVGGQ, encoded by the coding sequence ATGTTCGAAAAAATCCTGATCGCCAATCGCGGAGAGATCGCGCTGCGCATTCACCGCGCCTGCCGCGAGATGGGCATCCGTACGGTGGCCATCCATTCGACGGCCGACGCCGACGCCATGCACGTGCGCCTGGCCGACGAGGCCATCTGCATCGGCCCGCCGGCGCCGGCCAAAAGCTATCTCAATGCGCACGCCATCCTGTCGGCGGCGACCATCAGCAACGCCGAGGCCATCCATCCCGGATACGGCTTCCTGTCGGAAAATGCCGACTTCGCCCAGATGGTCGAGGAGCACGGCTTCGTCTTCATCGGCCCGTCGCCCGACCATATCCGGCTGATGGGCGACAAGATCGTCGCCCGCACCACCGCCAAGGAAGCCGGCCTGCCGGTCGTTCCCGGCTCGCCGGGCGCCGTCGAATCGCTGGCCGAGGCCGGCACCATCGCCGCCGCCATCGGCTATCCCGTGCTGGTCAAGGCCTCGGCCGGCGGCGGCGGCCGCGGCATGCGGGTCGCCGACACCGCCGACGACCTGCAGACCGCCTTCGAGCAGGCCCGCAAGGAGGCCGAGAACTCGTTCGGCAATCCCGAGGTCTACATCGAGAAGTACCTGCGCACGCCGCGCCACATCGAGGTGCAGATCCTGGCCGACGCCCACGGCAACGTGGTCCATCTGGGCGAACGCGACTGCTCGTTGCAGCGCCGCCACCAGAAATTCCTGGAGGAAGCCCCCTCGCCGGCCCTCAACGACGTGCAACGGGCCGAAATCGGCCGCATTGCCGCCGACGCCGCCCGGAAGATCGGCTACCGCAGCCTGGGCACGATGGAATTCCTCTACGAGAACGGCGAGTTCTATTTCATCGAAATGAACACGCGCCTGCAGGTGGAGCATCCGGTGACCGAAATGATCTCGGGCCTCGACCTGGTGCGCGAGATGATCCGCGTCGCCGCCGGTGCGCCATTGGGCTTCGCGCAGGAGGACATCCGCTTCACCGGCCACTCCATCGAATGCCGCATCAACGCCGAGAATCCGGTGACCTTCCTGCCCTGCCCGGGCCGGGTCGGCGATTACCACGCGCCGGGCGGCCTGGGCGTCAGGGTCGATTCGGCGCTCTACGCCGGCTACACGGTGCCGCCCTACTACGACAGCATGATCGCCAAGCTGATCGTCTATGGGACAAACCGCAACGAGTGCCTGATGCGTTTGCGCCGCGCGCTCGAGGAATTCGTCATCGACGGCCTGGAGACGACGATTCCCCTGCATCAGCGCCTGCTCGCCGAACCCGACTTCATCAACGGCGAGTACGACAACCGTTGGCTGGAGCGGTTTGTCGGGGGGCAATGA
- a CDS encoding alpha/beta fold hydrolase: MTQKTPLILLPGLLTDAALWRHQTETLSDIADIRVSDLTQDDQLGPMARRVLAEAPETFALAGLSMGGYLAFEILRQAPDRVRRLALLDTSPLPDSQEQTARRRSLIDLARTGDFKGVTQRLLPLLIHPDRIRDAALTRAVMEMAGRVGRDAFIRQQTAIMNRPDSRHDLGLIHCPTLVLCGRQDGLTPPAVHVDMAAALPHAALVTVEDCGHLSPLEQPHAVSAVLRYWLAMERAPGRDA, encoded by the coding sequence ATGACCCAGAAGACGCCGTTGATCCTATTGCCCGGGCTGCTGACCGACGCGGCGCTGTGGCGCCATCAGACGGAAACGCTGTCCGACATCGCCGACATCAGGGTCAGCGACCTGACGCAGGACGACCAACTGGGGCCGATGGCCCGGCGCGTCCTGGCCGAGGCGCCGGAAACCTTCGCCCTGGCCGGCCTGTCGATGGGGGGATACCTGGCGTTCGAGATCCTGCGCCAGGCGCCCGACCGGGTCCGGCGCCTGGCCCTGCTCGACACCTCGCCGCTGCCGGATTCCCAGGAACAGACGGCGCGCCGGCGCAGTCTTATAGATCTTGCCCGCACCGGCGATTTCAAAGGCGTCACCCAGCGGCTGCTGCCGCTGCTGATCCACCCCGATCGCATCCGCGACGCGGCGCTGACCCGCGCCGTCATGGAAATGGCCGGCCGCGTCGGTCGCGACGCCTTCATCCGCCAGCAGACCGCGATCATGAACCGTCCCGACAGCCGCCACGACCTGGGGCTGATCCACTGCCCGACGCTGGTGCTGTGCGGACGCCAGGACGGGCTGACGCCGCCCGCCGTTCACGTCGACATGGCGGCCGCCCTGCCCCACGCCGCCCTGGTCACGGTCGAGGACTGCGGGCATCTGTCGCCGCTGGAACAGCCGCATGCGGTCAGCGCCGTGCTGCGCTACTGGCTGGCCATGGAGAGGGCGCCGGGGCGGGACGCTTGA
- a CDS encoding methyltransferase domain-containing protein, which yields MTRHSVVPGQSWTPEGYARNAGFVAALGEPVVTLLAPRPGERILDVGCGDGVLTAKLAAIGADVVGIDASPELVKAAQDRGLDARLLDAHSMAFEQEFDAVFSNAALHWMADPARVVANVFRGLRPGGRFVGEFGGKGNVRLITEALLAALARRGVDDRRAFPWYFPDAEDFSGLLRRSGFTIERMELFERPTPLPTAIEGWLATFGGPFLGRIAEAERPGLVTEVVGDLAPRLRDADGVWRADYVRLRFAAIRP from the coding sequence ATGACCCGGCATTCCGTCGTTCCCGGCCAATCCTGGACGCCCGAGGGATACGCGCGCAATGCCGGATTCGTGGCGGCGTTGGGAGAGCCGGTCGTTACCCTGCTGGCACCGCGTCCGGGCGAGCGCATTCTTGACGTCGGATGCGGCGACGGTGTCCTGACCGCCAAGCTGGCCGCAATCGGCGCCGATGTCGTCGGCATCGACGCCAGCCCCGAATTGGTTAAGGCGGCCCAGGATCGTGGCCTCGACGCCCGCCTGCTGGATGCCCACAGCATGGCCTTCGAACAGGAATTCGACGCCGTCTTCAGCAATGCCGCCCTTCACTGGATGGCCGATCCGGCCCGCGTCGTCGCCAACGTCTTCCGGGGGCTGAGGCCGGGCGGCCGCTTCGTCGGGGAATTCGGCGGCAAGGGCAACGTCAGGCTGATCACCGAAGCGCTGCTGGCCGCGCTGGCGCGGCGCGGGGTAGACGACCGCCGGGCCTTTCCCTGGTACTTTCCGGACGCCGAAGACTTCTCCGGCCTTCTGCGGCGGAGCGGATTCACGATCGAGCGGATGGAATTGTTCGAGCGGCCGACCCCGTTGCCGACCGCCATCGAGGGATGGCTGGCGACCTTCGGCGGGCCGTTCCTGGGCCGCATCGCCGAAGCCGAGCGTCCGGGGCTGGTTACCGAAGTGGTGGGCGATCTGGCGCCCAGGCTGCGCGACGCGGACGGCGTCTGGCGGGCCGACTATGTCCGTCTTCGATTTGCCGCAATCCGCCCCTAG
- a CDS encoding DUF411 domain-containing protein, with translation MNRGYAALLAAWAIGAVLAAPAARADSGQVTVYKAESCGCCGGWVDHMRASGFSVEVQEMDDVTPLKDFLRIADDLRSCHTATLEGYVLEGHVTLAAIRKLLADRPKVRGIALPGMPEGSPGMSGAKSEPFVTLTISDSAPTVFMTE, from the coding sequence ATGAACAGAGGATATGCCGCCCTTCTTGCAGCCTGGGCCATCGGCGCCGTTCTCGCGGCGCCGGCGGCGCGGGCCGATTCCGGCCAGGTCACCGTCTACAAGGCGGAGTCGTGCGGCTGCTGCGGCGGGTGGGTCGACCACATGCGGGCGAGCGGCTTTTCGGTCGAGGTCCAGGAAATGGACGACGTCACGCCGCTCAAGGACTTCCTGCGCATCGCGGACGACCTGCGGTCGTGCCATACGGCAACCCTCGAGGGCTATGTCCTGGAAGGCCACGTGACGCTTGCGGCCATCCGCAAGCTGCTGGCGGATCGGCCGAAGGTCAGGGGCATCGCGCTTCCCGGCATGCCGGAAGGCAGCCCGGGCATGTCGGGCGCCAAAAGCGAACCCTTCGTGACGCTGACGATTTCGGATTCGGCACCGACGGTCTTCATGACGGAATAG
- the mlaD gene encoding outer membrane lipid asymmetry maintenance protein MlaD, whose protein sequence is MGRNLIETVMGAVVLLVAGLFVFFAYDLAQVETARGYEVKANFLRIGGLTRGSDVRISGIKVGTVLDARLDPATFDAVVTLAMIPDVKLPADTQASIDSDGLLGGKYVRLEPGQAAERIADGGTIAKTKDYRSLEDQVGEIIFLATGGETKK, encoded by the coding sequence ATGGGTAGAAACCTGATCGAAACCGTGATGGGCGCCGTCGTGCTGCTGGTGGCCGGCCTGTTCGTGTTTTTCGCCTACGACCTGGCCCAGGTCGAAACGGCCCGGGGCTACGAGGTCAAGGCCAATTTCCTGAGGATCGGCGGCCTGACGCGCGGCAGCGACGTGCGCATCAGCGGCATCAAGGTGGGTACCGTGCTGGATGCCCGCCTCGATCCCGCCACCTTCGACGCGGTGGTGACGCTGGCCATGATTCCCGATGTCAAGCTGCCGGCCGACACCCAGGCCAGCATCGACAGCGACGGATTGCTCGGCGGCAAGTACGTGCGCCTGGAGCCCGGCCAGGCGGCCGAGCGCATCGCCGACGGCGGCACCATCGCCAAGACCAAGGACTACCGCTCGCTGGAGGATCAGGTGGGCGAGATCATCTTCCTGGCTACCGGTGGCGAAACCAAGAAATAG
- a CDS encoding type III PLP-dependent enzyme produces MTPKIAHFLKESRPATPCLVIDLDVVNERYRRLQDSLPGVVISYAVKANPARPVLEILNAGGSHFDAASIYEIEDLLALGVTPDRIVYGNTIKKEGDIAAAYAHGVRLYAFDSEAEVEKLARSAPGAGVYCRIITTCEGADWPLSRKFGCELDMAGDLLLKARDLGLDAQGLSFHVGSQQTNPRQWGHAIKRAAQVFRTVAEQGLQLRMLNLGGGFPVRYRKEVPEIEEVAGAIMEAMRREFGNALPRMFIEPGRIITADAGIIETEVVLISTKNYANGVRWVYLDVGKFGGLAETMDEAIQYPLVTHYNGAPSGPVVIAGPTCDGADILYEKADYSLPLDLKVGDKIQIGGAGAYTTTYASICFNGFPPLQAHYI; encoded by the coding sequence ATGACCCCGAAAATCGCTCATTTCCTGAAGGAGAGCCGTCCGGCGACGCCCTGCCTGGTGATCGACCTGGACGTCGTGAACGAACGCTACCGACGACTGCAAGACAGCCTGCCCGGAGTCGTCATTTCGTATGCCGTCAAGGCCAACCCGGCCCGGCCGGTGCTGGAAATCCTCAACGCCGGCGGTTCGCACTTCGACGCCGCCAGCATCTACGAGATCGAGGATCTGCTGGCGCTGGGCGTCACGCCCGACCGCATCGTCTACGGCAACACCATCAAGAAGGAAGGCGACATCGCCGCCGCCTATGCCCATGGCGTGCGCCTGTACGCCTTCGACAGCGAGGCCGAGGTCGAGAAGCTGGCCCGCTCCGCCCCCGGCGCCGGCGTCTACTGCCGCATCATTACCACCTGCGAGGGGGCCGATTGGCCGCTGTCGCGCAAGTTCGGCTGCGAACTGGACATGGCCGGCGACCTGTTGCTCAAGGCCCGCGACCTCGGGCTCGACGCCCAGGGCCTGTCGTTCCACGTCGGTTCGCAGCAGACCAACCCCCGGCAGTGGGGCCACGCCATCAAGCGGGCGGCCCAGGTTTTCCGTACGGTGGCCGAGCAGGGCCTCCAGCTCAGGATGCTGAACCTGGGCGGCGGCTTCCCGGTACGCTACCGCAAGGAGGTGCCCGAGATCGAAGAGGTGGCGGGGGCCATCATGGAGGCGATGCGGCGCGAGTTTGGCAATGCGCTGCCCCGCATGTTCATCGAGCCCGGGCGCATCATCACCGCCGATGCCGGCATCATCGAGACCGAGGTGGTGCTGATCTCCACCAAGAACTACGCCAACGGCGTGCGCTGGGTGTATCTCGATGTCGGCAAATTCGGCGGCCTTGCCGAAACCATGGACGAGGCCATCCAGTATCCGCTGGTCACCCACTACAACGGCGCTCCCAGTGGTCCGGTGGTGATCGCCGGCCCGACCTGCGACGGCGCCGACATCCTTTACGAAAAGGCCGACTATTCGCTGCCGCTGGACCTCAAGGTCGGCGACAAGATCCAGATCGGCGGGGCAGGGGCCTATACGACGACCTACGCCTCGATCTGCTTCAACGGCTTCCCGCCGCTGCAGGCCCACTACATCTGA
- a CDS encoding DEAD/DEAH box helicase has product MTFAELGLSEDVLRAVADAGYVEPTPIQQQAIPVVLMGRDVLGCAQTGTGKTAGFTLPMIEILAAGRAKARMPRSLILEPTRELAAQVAEAFEVYGKYHKLNKALLIGGESMGDQTRVLDRGVDVLIATPGRLLDMFERGKLLLNDVKILVIDEADRMLDMGFIPDVEKIVSLVSKMRQTLFFSATMPPEIRRLADAFLSNPKTITVSPPSTPAATVTQGLCMVSAPHGAKPGSGAKDKRAALRRLIESEEVRSALVFCNRKREVSVVWRSLVRHGYSAGQLHGDMSQPARTETLAAFKRGEIRLLVCSDVAARGLDVQDMSHVFNFDVPTHAEDYIHRIGRTGRAGREGRAFTIALPEERKYLAAITRMLGRDIPRIDLTTTADAPAPAETQATEAPAETSAEAAAEPRGRRRRHRSDDHRAARQPDRQPDRQPEPRPAVETVPDEPAPAAPPPIRAEVRAEPRKQPQRRGRRQDGDSRDDDRPVRGLGDHVPAFLLRAVTPPPPRPEDDVEDIDDVDDVAPEIEDVEAKIEDVEDVEDVKADSEEPAKAPAKPRTRARAAAKPRGRRAAKAPAKKREAKEG; this is encoded by the coding sequence ATGACATTTGCTGAACTCGGACTGAGCGAAGACGTTTTACGTGCCGTTGCCGACGCAGGGTACGTGGAACCCACACCGATTCAACAGCAGGCGATCCCGGTCGTGCTGATGGGCCGCGACGTCTTGGGCTGTGCCCAGACCGGCACCGGCAAGACGGCGGGCTTCACCCTGCCGATGATCGAAATCCTGGCCGCCGGGCGCGCCAAGGCGCGCATGCCGCGCTCGCTGATCCTCGAACCGACGCGGGAACTCGCCGCCCAGGTCGCCGAGGCCTTCGAGGTTTACGGCAAGTACCACAAGCTGAACAAGGCGTTGCTGATCGGCGGCGAGTCGATGGGCGACCAGACCCGGGTGCTGGATCGTGGCGTCGACGTGCTGATCGCCACGCCGGGCCGCCTGCTCGACATGTTCGAGCGCGGCAAACTTCTGCTCAACGACGTCAAGATCCTGGTGATCGACGAAGCCGACCGGATGCTCGACATGGGTTTCATACCGGACGTGGAAAAGATCGTGTCCCTGGTGTCGAAGATGCGCCAGACCCTGTTCTTCTCGGCCACCATGCCGCCCGAGATCCGGCGTCTCGCCGATGCCTTCCTCAGCAACCCCAAAACGATCACGGTTTCCCCGCCATCGACACCGGCGGCCACGGTCACCCAGGGCCTGTGCATGGTCAGCGCGCCGCACGGCGCCAAGCCGGGCAGCGGCGCCAAGGACAAGCGGGCCGCCCTGCGCCGCCTTATCGAAAGCGAGGAGGTGCGCAGCGCGCTGGTCTTCTGCAACCGCAAGCGCGAGGTCAGCGTGGTGTGGCGTTCGCTCGTCCGCCACGGCTATTCGGCCGGCCAATTGCACGGCGACATGTCGCAGCCGGCCCGCACCGAAACCCTGGCCGCCTTCAAGCGCGGCGAAATCCGCCTGCTGGTGTGCAGCGACGTGGCGGCCCGCGGGCTCGATGTCCAGGACATGAGCCACGTCTTCAATTTCGACGTCCCCACCCACGCCGAGGACTATATCCACCGCATCGGCCGCACCGGCCGGGCCGGCCGCGAAGGTCGGGCCTTCACCATCGCCCTGCCGGAAGAACGCAAATACCTGGCCGCCATCACCCGCATGCTCGGCCGCGACATTCCGCGCATCGACCTGACGACGACGGCGGACGCCCCGGCGCCCGCCGAGACGCAGGCGACGGAAGCGCCGGCGGAGACGTCGGCCGAGGCTGCGGCGGAGCCGAGGGGCCGGCGTCGCCGGCACCGGTCGGACGACCATCGCGCCGCTCGCCAGCCGGACCGTCAGCCCGACCGCCAGCCCGAGCCCCGGCCCGCGGTCGAGACGGTCCCCGACGAGCCCGCCCCCGCCGCCCCGCCCCCGATCCGCGCCGAGGTTCGCGCCGAGCCCCGGAAACAGCCGCAGCGGCGTGGCCGCCGGCAGGACGGCGATTCTCGCGACGACGACCGGCCGGTGCGCGGCCTCGGCGATCACGTGCCGGCCTTCCTGCTGCGCGCCGTCACGCCGCCGCCGCCCCGTCCCGAAGACGATGTCGAGGACATCGACGATGTCGACGATGTCGCACCGGAAATCGAGGACGTCGAGGCGAAAATCGAGGATGTCGAAGACGTCGAGGACGTAAAAGCCGACAGCGAAGAGCCGGCGAAGGCCCCCGCGAAGCCCAGGACCCGCGCCCGGGCGGCGGCAAAACCCCGGGGCCGGCGCGCCGCCAAGGCACCGGCGAAAAAGCGCGAGGCCAAGGAGGGCTGA
- a CDS encoding DUF2155 domain-containing protein, which produces MVNRAIVAGLLTAGLMLPASARAETYNTAVLQGLDKVTARVTKLEAPVGEVVRFGTLEIIARTCEKRPPEEPPESASFLDIWEVRPGEAAVSIFRGWMFASSPALSAMEHPVYDVWVVDCHKTESSAEPTSPSGKSP; this is translated from the coding sequence ATGGTCAATCGCGCAATCGTGGCGGGACTTCTGACGGCGGGCCTGATGCTCCCGGCTTCGGCCCGGGCCGAGACCTATAACACGGCGGTCCTTCAGGGACTGGACAAGGTGACGGCGCGGGTTACCAAGCTGGAGGCGCCGGTCGGCGAAGTGGTGCGCTTCGGGACGCTCGAAATCATCGCCCGCACCTGCGAGAAGCGGCCGCCCGAGGAGCCGCCGGAGAGCGCCTCGTTCCTCGACATCTGGGAAGTCCGGCCGGGCGAGGCGGCGGTCAGCATCTTCCGCGGCTGGATGTTCGCCTCCAGCCCGGCGCTGTCGGCCATGGAGCACCCGGTCTATGACGTCTGGGTGGTCGACTGCCACAAGACCGAGTCGAGCGCCGAACCGACATCGCCTTCCGGCAAGTCTCCGTAG
- a CDS encoding acetyl-CoA carboxylase biotin carboxyl carrier protein: MPREGSKPQIDSALVHQLAQLLDETGLTEIEYGTQEWHLRVAKGSLAPAAFAAVAAPSAPAAAIAAVENDPAKHPGAVLSPMVGVAYIRPEPDAAPFIQVGDEVRVGQTLVLIEAMKVFNPIKCVRAGKVTRVLVANGAPVEYGEPLLIVE, from the coding sequence ATGCCGAGGGAAGGAAGCAAACCGCAAATCGACTCCGCGCTTGTGCACCAGCTGGCCCAGCTGCTCGACGAGACGGGCCTGACGGAGATCGAGTACGGGACCCAGGAATGGCACCTTAGGGTCGCCAAAGGAAGCCTCGCCCCGGCCGCCTTCGCCGCCGTCGCGGCCCCTTCGGCGCCTGCCGCGGCCATTGCGGCGGTCGAAAACGACCCCGCCAAGCATCCCGGCGCCGTCCTTTCGCCCATGGTCGGCGTCGCCTACATCCGCCCCGAACCGGACGCGGCGCCGTTCATCCAGGTCGGCGACGAGGTGCGGGTCGGCCAGACGCTGGTGCTGATCGAGGCGATGAAGGTGTTCAACCCCATCAAGTGCGTGCGGGCCGGCAAGGTGACGCGCGTCCTCGTCGCCAACGGCGCCCCGGTGGAGTATGGCGAACCCCTGCTGATCGTCGAGTAA
- the thiS gene encoding sulfur carrier protein ThiS — MRVTINGEERRFDRPLTVDQMLGEMGLDSRKVAVERNLELVPKSQYGAVTVEDSDRFEIVHFIGGGAPSAAADADLLTVAGRTFHSRLLVGTGKYKDLEQTARAIEASGAEIVTVAVRRVNITDPSQPMLVDYVDPKKYTYLPNTAGCFTAEDALRTLRLAREAGGWDLVKLEVLGDQKTLYPNMIETLSAAEVLIKEGFQVMVYCSDDPIMAKRLEEIGCAAIMPLAAPIGSGLGVQSPVNIRLIKEQAKVPVLVDAGVGTASDAAIAMELGCDGVLMNTAIAGARDPILMARAMKAAVEAGRLAYLAGRMPRKLYADPSSPLAGLI; from the coding sequence ATGCGTGTAACCATCAATGGCGAGGAACGTCGGTTCGATCGTCCGCTGACCGTCGATCAGATGCTGGGCGAAATGGGCCTCGATTCCCGCAAGGTCGCCGTCGAGCGCAACCTGGAACTGGTGCCGAAATCGCAGTACGGCGCCGTCACGGTCGAGGATAGCGACCGCTTCGAGATCGTGCACTTCATCGGCGGCGGCGCCCCATCGGCGGCGGCCGACGCCGACCTGCTGACGGTGGCCGGACGCACCTTCCATTCGCGCCTGCTGGTCGGCACCGGCAAGTACAAGGACCTGGAACAGACGGCACGCGCCATCGAGGCGTCGGGCGCCGAGATCGTCACCGTGGCGGTGCGCCGGGTCAACATCACCGACCCCAGCCAGCCGATGCTGGTCGACTATGTCGATCCCAAGAAATACACCTACCTTCCCAACACCGCCGGCTGCTTCACCGCCGAGGATGCGCTTCGCACCCTGCGGCTGGCCCGCGAGGCCGGCGGCTGGGATCTGGTCAAGCTGGAAGTCCTGGGCGACCAGAAGACCCTCTATCCCAACATGATCGAAACCCTGTCGGCGGCGGAAGTCCTGATCAAGGAGGGCTTCCAGGTGATGGTCTATTGCAGCGACGACCCGATCATGGCCAAGCGGCTGGAGGAGATCGGCTGCGCCGCCATCATGCCGCTGGCTGCGCCCATCGGCTCGGGCCTGGGCGTCCAGAGCCCGGTCAACATCCGCCTGATCAAGGAGCAGGCCAAGGTGCCGGTGCTGGTCGATGCCGGAGTCGGCACCGCGTCGGATGCGGCCATCGCCATGGAACTCGGCTGCGACGGCGTGCTGATGAACACCGCCATCGCCGGAGCCAGGGACCCGATCCTGATGGCGCGGGCCATGAAGGCGGCGGTCGAGGCGGGGCGGCTGGCCTATTTGGCCGGGCGCATGCCGAGGAAACTGTACGCCGATCCGTCCTCGCCGCTGGCCGGATTGATCTGA
- a CDS encoding Lrp/AsnC ligand binding domain-containing protein gives MQTLFIQVKCELGSSYDVAAAAVETVDEVSEVHSTSGHYDLMLTCYLEDDTDIGHFVNKKIHALPGIKDTYTIIGLKAFS, from the coding sequence GTGCAGACTCTCTTTATCCAGGTGAAGTGCGAACTGGGAAGTTCCTACGACGTGGCCGCCGCCGCGGTGGAAACCGTCGACGAGGTGTCCGAGGTCCACTCGACCTCCGGCCACTATGACCTGATGCTGACCTGCTACCTTGAGGACGACACGGACATCGGCCATTTCGTCAACAAGAAGATCCACGCCCTGCCCGGTATCAAGGACACCTACACCATCATCGGGCTCAAGGCCTTCAGCTGA
- the mlaD gene encoding outer membrane lipid asymmetry maintenance protein MlaD gives MRQSVKEVAVGGVVFAAFAAIVVFSFAARDMAARATETGYDLTATFNRIDGLAVGSSVRLGGVQIGAVKSLSLDKHFRAVALLHVDTDVALPADTSIAIHTDGLFGSKYLELEPGGDPEPFKNGDSIQFTQDALLVGDLLDLIIAQGRARLSADKEKKAAP, from the coding sequence ATGAGGCAATCGGTCAAGGAAGTGGCGGTGGGCGGCGTCGTTTTCGCCGCTTTCGCGGCCATCGTCGTGTTTTCCTTCGCCGCCCGCGACATGGCGGCGCGGGCCACCGAGACCGGCTATGACCTGACGGCGACGTTCAATCGCATCGACGGCCTGGCGGTGGGCAGTTCGGTTCGCCTGGGCGGCGTCCAGATCGGCGCCGTCAAGTCGTTGAGCCTGGACAAGCACTTCCGCGCCGTTGCCCTTCTGCACGTGGACACCGACGTCGCGCTGCCGGCCGATACCTCGATCGCCATCCATACCGACGGCCTGTTCGGCAGCAAGTACCTCGAACTCGAACCCGGCGGCGACCCGGAGCCGTTCAAGAACGGCGATTCCATCCAGTTCACCCAGGACGCGCTTCTGGTCGGCGACCTTCTGGACCTGATCATCGCCCAGGGCCGGGCGCGGCTGTCGGCGGACAAAGAGAAAAAGGCGGCGCCGTGA